Proteins encoded together in one Lepisosteus oculatus isolate fLepOcu1 chromosome 2, fLepOcu1.hap2, whole genome shotgun sequence window:
- the LOC102693133 gene encoding organic cation transporter protein has product MNFDDVLNHIGGFGKFQKILYVWICLPQILLGFHMLVSIFTGAIPPHRCRAPSVGLSSSPGTSEILNFSLTASSEGSDLSCSAYSPQSAPNNHNHSWPPTDNSTATSCTEGWEYSKETFQSTIVTEWDLVCDNAKLNNIGSSIYMFGLLVGAVVYGALADKYGRRCIILLGLAVQTVFGVGAAFSPNYYVYVFLRFVIGTTISAVIMNAFVLGTEWTGTKDRMLAGVITDYFFGIGYILLAGVAYLFRDWRKLQLAISAPGFLLIFYIWVLPKSARWLLANQRKDEAILLIRKAAADNGTTVPVDIELLQESNGPINSKEEKKRYTVIDLFRTPKMRIQSLILFYLWFVNILVYYGLSLNISDFGINIYLTQFIFGLVEMPARTITLFTLNRSRKISQFSFLTVGGMACLLTIAVPEGQTTIRTALAMAGKFGITASLSIVYIYSAEIFPTVIRQNGIGMSSMCARVGGVIAPLIYLLRAHNKEAPMVIFGVCPLVGAALSLILPETAHTPLPDTIKDVEEGSNREKSTGKSAHSEKHSCTRI; this is encoded by the exons ATGAATTTTGATGATGTGCTTAATCACATTGGGGGTTTTGGCAAGTTCCAGAAGATCCTGTATGTGTGGATTTGTCTTCCCCAGATCCTGCTGGGGTTTCACATGCTGGTGTCCATCTTCACTGGAGCCATCCCCCCTCACCGGTGCCGGGCCCCCTCCGTTGGGCTCTCCTCCAGCCCTGGAACCAGCGAGATCCTGAACTTCAGTCTGACAGCCAGCTCGGAGGGATCTGACCTGTCCTGCTCAGCTTACAGCCCCCAGTCTGCTCCTAACAACCACAATCACTCATGGCCTCCAACAGACAATTCCACTGCCACCTCCTGCACTGAAGGCTGGGAGTACAGCAAGGAGACCTTTCAAAGCACCATTGTGACTGAG TGGGATCTTGTCTGTGATAATGCCAAGCTGAACAACATTGGCTCTTCCATTTACATGTTTGGCCTTCTGGTTGGAGCAGTGGTCTATGGGGCTTTAGCAGATAA GTATGGCCGACGATGTATCATTCTGCTTGGCTTAGCCGTCCAGACTGTCTTTGGAGTCGGTGCAGCCTTCTCTCCCAACTACTATGTCTATGTGTTCCTGCGTTTTGTGATTGGGACAACAATCTCTGCTGTCATCATGAATGCCTTTGTTTTAG GTACTGAATGGACAGGCACAAAGGATCGCATGCTTGCTGGAGTCATTACTGACTATTTCTTTGGCATTGGATATATACTTCTAGCAGGAGTTGCATATCTTTTCAGAGACTGGCGGAAATTACAACTAGCAATTTCAGCTCCTGGATTCTTACTTATCTTTTACATCTG GGTGTTGCCAAAATCTGCTCGATGGCTTTTGGCAAACCAGCGGAAAGACGAAGCGATTCTTCTCATTCGCAAGGCAGCAGCAGACAATGGGACAACAGTTCCAGTGGACATAGAGCTTCTCCAG GAATCCAATGGCCCCATTAACAGTAAGGAGGAGAAGAAACGGTATACAGTCATTGATCTGTTTCGTACACCAAAGATGAGGATACAGTCATTAATACTGTTCTACCTATG gTTCGTCAATATTCTGGTTTATTATGGCCTGTCCTTGAATATTTCTGACTTTGGAATAAATATCTACCTCACCCAGTTCATCTTTGGTCTTGTGGAAATGCCGGCTCGCACAATAACTCTTTTTACCCTCAATCGCTCACGAAAGATATCCCAGTTCTCCTTCCTAACTGTGGGAGGGATGGCATGCCTGCTGACCATCGCTGTCCCTGAAG GTCAGACAACCATCAGGACGGCCTTGGCTATGGCAGGAAAGTTTGGAATCACTGCGTCTTTATCCATTGTTTACATTTATTCGGCTGAAATCTTTCCCACAGTCATCAG ACAGAACGGCATCGGGATGTCGTCGATGTGCGCTCGTGTAGGAGGAGTCATCGCCCCACTGATCTACCTGCTCAGAGCTCACAATAAGGAGGCCCCCATGGTCATATTCGGGGTGTGTCCGCTCGTTGGCGCGGCGCTCTCGCTAATATTACCGGAGACCGCGCACACACCTCTGCCTGACACAATAAAGGATGTGGAGGAAGGCTCGAACAG GGAAAAGAGCACCGGAAAAAGTGCACACAGTGAAAAACACTCTTGCACCAGGATCTAA